In Bactrocera neohumeralis isolate Rockhampton unplaced genomic scaffold, APGP_CSIRO_Bneo_wtdbg2-racon-allhic-juicebox.fasta_v2 ctg725, whole genome shotgun sequence, a single genomic region encodes these proteins:
- the LOC126767506 gene encoding LOW QUALITY PROTEIN: tensin-3-like (The sequence of the model RefSeq protein was modified relative to this genomic sequence to represent the inferred CDS: deleted 2 bases in 1 codon), whose protein sequence is MIDNVKAIRLPLEICTKPTDIYKSAYMKQNFSLESDDSVDIPYHARETALPFTYGDISEVLTQSQLKHVESIFDEAQFENDKQPFLKDKKKIVNKEKLQQSNDNSINKNKQIGKRGLLSKNKLNNNIVRSGKYTRKLSENVHNRIILEQNEINNELLNTSHNDLNLNRGNSKDQPIPATKDLKRCQTPSFPCEEIASFSNRSTSPYPTFSPQICSTNVKNKKNTEIVTKNITDTNTDFAKFAKDTSYFWYKPHITREEALILLGNAKPGSFILRNSTTYKNSFGLVLRVSRPPVNLAVVTDKSEFVRHYLLERTDCGVRLKGYFNEPVFTSLSAFVYQHTVDKLALPCKLVIPKTDFSLSSGQADLILVQEQLLSQGAACNVHYLFNYNTESLTGDEAIRKASNEMFFQFKYLKPYEVHFKVSKYGITLTDNKRLFFFRRHYSVQNISYFGLEPDNRLWKISHGDSEDMFRTIFAFVARPLAGGKDNQCHIFCDLSVKQPASAIISFAQKILPLTILGNKII, encoded by the exons ATGATTGACAACGTAAAAGCAATTAGATTACCTTTGGAAATATGTACTAAGCCCACAGACATATATAAAAGTGCgtatatgaaacaaaatttcagtttggaaTCGGATGATTCAGTAGATATTCCATATCATGCCAGAGAAACTGCACTGCCATTCACATATGGCGACATATCAGAGGTATTAACACAAAGTCAACTGAAGCACGTTGAGAGTATTTTTGACGAAGcacaatttgaaaatgataaacAGCCGTTTTTAAAGGA taaaaagaaaattgtcaacaaaGAAAAGCTTCAACAAAGCAATGAcaattcaattaataaaaacaagcaGATAGGGAAACGTGGGCTTCTCTCAAAGAACAAACTAAACAATAATATAGTGCGAAGTGGAAAGTATACTCGTAAGTTATCCGAAAATGTCCATAATAGGATAATTTTGgaacaaaatgaaattaataatgaGTTATTAAATACATCACATAACGATTTAAATCTTAATAGAGGAAATTCAAAAGATCAACCTATCCCAGCAACTAAGGATCTGAAAAGGTGTCAAACACCTAGTTTCCCATGTGAGGAAATCGCAAGCTTTTCAAATCGTTCGACTAGCCCCTATCCAACGTTCAGCCCACAAATTTGTAGTaccaatgtaaaaaataaaaagaatact GAAATAGTAACGAAAAATATCACAGATACAAATAcagattttgcaaaatttgctaAAGATACATCATACTTCTGGTATAAACCACATATTACAAGAGAAGAAGCATTAATACTTCTGGGTAATGCTAAGCCAGGATCATTCATCTTACGTAATTCAACTACATATAAAAATTCGTTCGGTCTAGTGCTCCGTGTTTCACGGCCACCTGTAAACTTAGCTGTAGTAACTGATAAAAGTGAGTTCGTGCGTCATTATTTGTTGGAGCGAACTGATTGCGGCGTAAGATTGAAGGGTTACTTTAACGAACCAGTTTTCACTTCTCTCTCAGCTTTTGTTTATCAACACACTGTCGATAAACTGGCACTGCCATGTAAATTAGTTATTCCAAAAACGGATTTCTCTTTATCATCTGGACAGGCTGATTTAATTTTAGTTCAAGAACAATTGTTATCACAAGGAGCAGCTTGTAATGTTCATTACTTATTCAATTATAACACGGAATCACTCACTGGAGATGAAGCTATACGGAAAGCATCAAATGAAATGTTTTTCCAATTCAAGTATTTAAAACCCTATGAGGTTCATTTCAAAGTGTCTAAATATGGTATTACGTTAACGGATAATAAACGTTTATTCTTTTTTCGTCGCCACTACTCTGtccaaaatatttcttatttcgGTCTTGAGCCAGATAATAGGCTGTGGAAGATTTCGCATGGTGATTCCGAAGATATGTTTAGAACTATATTTGCTTTTGTAGCACGTCCGTTGGCTGGTGGAAAGGACAATCAATGTCATATTTTCTGCGATCTTTCTGTAAAACAGCCTGCGTCAGCAATAATTTCATTCGCCCAGAAGATATTACCATTGACTATACttggtaataaaataatatga